CCAGTCCGTTTTTCCTGTATGTCGCGTGGACGTTGCCACATTTCGCTGCCAAAGATGAAGACCCCGACGGCCTTACCGTTCCCTCGACAGCCCCCTACTCCGATCGAGACTGGGATGAGCGTTCCAAGAAGTATGCCGCGATGATAAACATGCTGGACAGCGATGTGGGTCGAATCCTGGACCTGCTTAGTGAACTGGAACTCGAAGAGAACACCTTGGTCATCTTCACCAGCGACCATGGTGGCCATTGGTCTGTGCCCAAACCACTCAAAACAAATGGGGCGCTTCGTGGTTACAAACGGGACCTGACCGAAGGTGGCATTCGCGTTCCCTTTATCGCTCGCTGGACCGGAACCATTTCCGCCAACCAAACCAATCGGGACGTGATTGCGTTTCAAGACATGTTGCCGACCTTCGCGGAATTGGCCGACGTAAGTCCTCCCCAGGGCATTGATGGGATTTCTGTCGTGGATGCCATGCAGGGCAAAAAACTCGATTCGACGCGTGAGTTTCTCTATTGGGATTACGGGCACTGCCGAGCCCGTTACGATCAAGCGGTTCGCTGGAAAGATTGGAAGGGAATTCGGCAGGGAGCGGGTAGCGATCTCCAGCTCTACGATCTCGCGAGCGATGTCTCTGAATCCCACAACATCGCTGCAAACCATCCCGAAATTGTGCGGCGGATCGAAGCCATGATGGACGGCGCTGTGACGCCCAGCGAGCGATACCCAATCGGAAAACGATACCGAGGCAGACCACTGTGGACTCGCGAAAAATGATTGGCTCGACGAATCGCCTCGGCATCCCCATCCTGGATCAAAAAAGGGGTCAGGACTCTTTTGCGTTGGTTCGCGAATTACCACGGTTCAATGCGTGGTCGATCGCGTTTGCCTCGTCATCGTGGTTGGGGCTTGGTGTCATTTATGGATAGAAGGCCAGTGTGGCGCCGAAAAGAGTCCTGACCCCTTTTCTCCGACAGTCTGGCGCCGAAAAGAGTCCTGACCCTTTTTTTTCGACTGGCACTACTGTGCGCGGCTCGCCAGGAACGAAGCTAGGCGGCTCGCAAGCCGGTGAACAATCGATCCAGCTGTGATTGGCATTTCCCCCAATCATACCATTGGCCTTCCGCTTCGGCGGTTGCGGTGATCCACATGCCCTGCTCGGCACCATCAATGTTTACCGCAAGACGCACTTCCATCGCGCGGAGGTCCGGAGGAAGCGTTGCCCGAATGTGGCAGTGGTTATCGCCAAACGTGACGCATGTGATCGAGTGCTCGAT
Above is a genomic segment from Rosistilla ulvae containing:
- a CDS encoding arylsulfatase: MDAPHFRGKIRHQFRSSGFWKTMKHVFTSIVCCLLFATNGLDVWAEPPSPQITVAADSPVASQNTHVKGDGGLSLTSQKPNIVLIMADDLGYGDLGCYGQKLMSTPRIDQLAASGMRFTQAYAGAPVCTASRSVLMTGLHNGHTPARDNVPHYSTYFQEDDVTIAEVLQPAGYRCGGVGKWSLGDTGSVGRATHQGFDSWFGYLNQDHAHYYYPEYLDDDDGRLELAGNAASREHYSHDLLTDRALQFIRESQASPFFLYVAWTLPHFAAKDEDPDGLTVPSTAPYSDRDWDERSKKYAAMINMLDSDVGRILDLLSELELEENTLVIFTSDHGGHWSVPKPLKTNGALRGYKRDLTEGGIRVPFIARWTGTISANQTNRDVIAFQDMLPTFAELADVSPPQGIDGISVVDAMQGKKLDSTREFLYWDYGHCRARYDQAVRWKDWKGIRQGAGSDLQLYDLASDVSESHNIAANHPEIVRRIEAMMDGAVTPSERYPIGKRYRGRPLWTREK